In Paenibacillus hexagrammi, the following are encoded in one genomic region:
- a CDS encoding ABC transporter permease, whose amino-acid sequence MMSQVEIVRKASSQSITRANLDNSSAREASRGTAGRFKSDKWKQIVRGSILPLLVLVIWQISGSLGFVSKTMLPTPYEIWLAFYDLLRSGELFRHLEISIWRAAVGFLLGGSLGLVFGLLVGLFRKLEHSVDPSIQMLRTVPHLAITPLFILWFGFGEFSKILLIAKGAFFPLYVQTFLGIRSVDSKLFDVARVLEFSKFKQVTKLVLPAALPNILLGLRLSIGVAWLGLVVAELMGSSEGVGYLILDARQFSQTAIVFVGIIIFAIVGKGSDSLVRILEKRLLKWRDSFNG is encoded by the coding sequence ATGATGAGCCAAGTGGAAATTGTACGAAAAGCAAGCAGCCAGTCCATAACGAGAGCAAATCTAGATAACAGCTCAGCTCGGGAGGCTTCCAGGGGGACAGCCGGAAGGTTTAAAAGTGATAAATGGAAGCAAATTGTTAGAGGTTCTATTTTACCATTGCTTGTCCTGGTGATTTGGCAAATATCCGGTTCTTTAGGTTTTGTGTCTAAGACAATGCTTCCGACACCATATGAGATTTGGCTAGCATTTTATGACTTACTCAGAAGCGGAGAGCTGTTTCGGCATTTGGAAATTAGTATTTGGCGCGCAGCCGTAGGATTTTTGTTAGGAGGAAGCTTGGGACTGGTATTCGGACTGCTTGTTGGTTTATTCCGCAAGTTGGAGCATTCCGTCGATCCATCGATTCAGATGCTGAGAACGGTGCCTCATTTAGCTATTACACCCCTGTTTATTCTATGGTTCGGTTTTGGGGAATTTTCAAAAATCCTACTAATTGCGAAGGGGGCCTTTTTCCCTCTCTACGTACAAACCTTTCTCGGTATCCGGAGCGTGGATTCCAAGCTGTTCGACGTGGCCCGCGTACTTGAGTTTAGTAAATTCAAGCAAGTGACCAAGCTAGTGCTGCCCGCAGCGCTACCTAATATATTACTCGGTCTGCGGCTTTCTATTGGTGTCGCCTGGTTAGGTCTGGTGGTTGCCGAATTAATGGGTTCGAGCGAAGGCGTGGGATATTTGATCCTGGATGCCAGACAGTTCTCTCAGACGGCTATTGTGTTTGTCGGGATTATCATTTTCGCTATAGTTGGCAAAGGCTCCGATTCGCTTGTCCGGATCTTGGAGAAGAGACTGCTGAAATGGCGGGATAGCTTTAATGGGTAA